The sequence AAACCGCCGTCCACCGGCTGCCATGCAACCGGCCGCGCGCGCACCTGCGCTTCATCGCCGGCCGATTCGAACAGCAGCGCGAGACGTTGCGCTTCCTCGTTCAGATCGGTGCGCGGATTGCGCGTGATCGTCAGCGCGGTCAACGACACCAGCAAGCCCGCGATCACCAGCACCACCAGCATTTCCAGCAGCGTAAAACCCGCGGTGCGGCGGCGGCCGTTCGGCAGTGGACCTCGCATGAAAATCTTCTCTACGCCGACGGATTACTGCCACGACCCGACGTCGGCATCATTGCCTTCGCCGCCGGGCTTGCCGTCCGCGCCATAGCTGAACACGTCGATCTCACCATGCACGCCAGGATTCAGATACTGATAGGCATTGCCCCACGGATCGTTCGGCAGACGTTCGAGATAACCACCGTCCTTCCAGTTGTTCGGCACCGGGTCCGTGCTCGGCTTTTCGATCAGCGCGCGCAAACCTTGCTCCTGCGTCGGATAACGGCCGTTGTCGAGACGGTAGAGCTTCATGGCCTGCATCACGGTGCCGATGTCCTGCTTCGCGGCAACACGCCGCGCTTCATCCGGACGACTCATGATCTTCGGTACGATCAATGCCGCGAGAATGCCCAGAATCGCGATCACGACCATGATTTCGATCAGCGTGAATCCACGTTGACGACGGCTGCGCGAACCCGCGATTTCAGTGCGGCGAGTGGTCGACAGTTGCATAGCTTGCTACCTCTTATCAGGTGGAATTTTTTTGACGGGGCGGGATTCGCGTGTCAGCAATCAGGCTGCCATTGAACACGCCCGGCCGGTCATTTTAATGTTACGCAGTTGAAGGGTTGTGAGAAAACACCGAGACACTTTCAACCAACGCAATTTTCACAATAGTCCGTACAATGATGCGCATGAACGCTATCCAAATCCGCCTTCTGTCGCTCGCACTGTTCGCCGTGTTTTGCGCGACGGTGACCTACTGGGTCATCACGCTCAGCACGTTGTCCGGTGCGCCGTTGCCCGCTGCCGCTGCGCACGCGCAGGTCTCGACCGACCAGGCCGCCACGCTGTTCGGCGGACAGCTCACGCGCAACGCCAATCAAGACGTGCATCTGTTCGGCATCCTCGCTTTGACGGAAGGCGCCGCCGCCATCGTCAGCGTCGGCGGCGAACCGCCGCACGCGGTGTCGCTCGGTAGCGCGCTGATGCAAGGCGCCACGCTCGGCGAAGTCCGCGCCCGCTCCATCATCATCAACCGCAATGGCGCGCATTCCGAAGTATTTCTGCCGACCAATCCTGCAGGTCCCACGATCTACGTTCGCTAACTTGCGCTGAAGCGAAACGCATCAAATTGCCGCTTCGCTTCGGTTGACGCTTCATCTGATCGCGCGGCCGCAGCAACGGTGGCCGCCATGCTGAGCTCTCCCGCGAGCCCAGTCACGCAGCCGCCGTCGCTGCGCAATCCAGACTCTCCCAGCCTTACTGCACCAGGTTGTTCAACTCGATGATCGGCAGCATCACCGCCAGCACGATCACCAGCACCACGCCCCCCATCGCCAGAATCAGCAACGGCTCCAGCAGGCTTGTCAGGAACATCGTGCGACGCTCCAGTTCGCTCGCTTCGCCTTCGGCCGCACGGTCGAGCATGGTCGTCACGTCGCCGGTCGCTTCGCCCGAACGGATCAGGTGAACCAGCACCGGCGGAAACGTCTTCGTATTGCCGAGCGCACGCGACAGCGACGTGCCTTCGCGCACCCGCACGATCGCATCGTCGATGTTCTCGCGCATCGCATTGTTGCTGAGCGTTTCGGCGGCGGCTTGCAGCGCGCGCAGAATCGGCACGCCCGCCGCGGTCAGAATGCCCAGCGTGCTGGCAAAGCGCACGGTGTTATACCCGCGCACGAGTTTGCCGAGCAGGGGTGCGGTCAACAGCCAGCGGTCGAACGCGAGACGCGGGCCGGGCTGCCTCAGAATCGAGCGGACCAGATACGCGATCACGACCACGCCGATCAGCATCGCCCACCACCAGTGCCGCACGAAACCGGACAACGCCATCATCATGATGGTGAGAATCGGCAACTGCTGCTTGGTGCTGGCGAACACGTTCACCACCTGCGGCACCACGTAGCTCAACAGAAACGTGACGATGCCGAATGCGATGATCGTGACGATCGTCGGATACGTGAACGCGAGCACGATCTTCTGCTTGAGCGCGTTGCGTTGCTCGATGTAGTCGGCGAGCCGCGACAGCACGAGACCGAGCTTGCCGGTGTGTTCACCCGCCGCGACCAGCGCGCGATAAATCTCGGGAAAATCTTTCGGATGCTGCGTCAGTGCATTGGCGAGCGAATGGCCGCCGAGCACTTCCGCGCGAATCGACGCCATCAGCTCGCGAATGTAGTCGCGCTCCGATTGCTCGGTCAGCACGGAGAGCGCTTCGTCGAGCGGCAGCCCGGCAATCAGCAGACTCGCGAGTTGCCGCGTGAGGATTGCCTGTTCGCGCTGCGACAAACGCCGCCCGAGCGACAGCCGCTGATTGCGTTCGCCGCGCGTGCGCGACGCCGCCGGTTCGACGACGAGCGGCGTCAGTCCCTGCGAGCGTAGATTGGTTCGCGCGCCGCGCGCGCTGTCCGCGTCGAGCACGCCTTTTTGCGCCTTGCCCGCCGCGTCGATCGCTTCGAAACGAAATGCCGGCATGCGCTTACGCTCCGCCCGTTACGCGGATCACTTCTTCGAGTGACGTCAGCCCCGATTCGAGCCAACGGTCCGCGTCCTCGCGCAGCGTGCGCATACCTTGCGCACGGCCTGCCGTGAGAATTTCCGAATCGGCGGCGTTGCGGTGAACCAGCGAGCGGATCCCGTCGTCGATCAGCAGCAGTTCGTACACGCCGCGCCGTCCCGCATAACCGGACTGCCCGCACTTGTCGCAACCCACCGGATGCCAGCGCACGCTGCCGTCTTCTTCGGTGCGCTCTTCGCGGCACACCGGACACAGACGCCGCACCAGCCGCTGCGCCAGCACGCCGAGCAGCGACGACGCCAGCAGATACGGTTCGACGCCCATATCGGTCAAACGCGTGACGGCGGATGCCGCGTCGTTCGTGTGCAAGGTGGCGAGCACGAGGTGGCCCGTCAGCGAGGCCTGTACCGCGATCTGCGCGGTTTCGAGGTCGCGGATTTCACCGATCATGATGACGTCCGGGTCCTGCCGCAGAATCGAGCGCAGCGCCCGCGCGAAGGTCATGCCGATCCGTTCGTTGACCTGCGTCTGGCCGATGCCGGACAGGTCGTATTCGATCGGGTCTTCGACCGTCATGATGTTGGTGGTTGCCGTTTCGAGCCGCGACATCGCCGCATACAGCGTGGTCGTCTTACCCGAACCGGTCGGGCCTGTCACCAGCACGATGCCGTGCGGCTTGCCGATCAACTTGTCGAATTTGACGAGCGTGTCACGCCCCATGCCGAGCGCTTCGAGGTTCAACCGCGATGCATCTTTTTCCAGCAGACGCAGCACCGCGCGTTCGCCGTGGCCCGTCGGCAACGTCGACACTCGCACGTCGACCGGACGTCCGCCCACGCGCAGCGTGATCCGGCCATCTTGCGGCAGACGCTTTTCGGCGATATCGAGCTGCGCCATGATCTTGATCCGCGAGATCAGCGCGCCGTGCAGCGCTTTCTTCGGCCGCACCACATCGCGCAGCGTGCCGTCCACCCGAAAGCGCACCACCGACGAAGTCTCGAACGGCTCGATGTGAATATCCGACGCCTGTTCGCGCGCCGCTTGCGTCAGCAGCGCGTTGATCATGCGGATGATCGGCGCGTCGTCTTCCGATTCGAGCAGATCCTCGACCTCGGGAATGTCCTGCATCAAGCGCGACAGATCGACTTCGCCTTCCACTTCGCCGACCACTTGCGCCGCGCTGCCGTCCTGGCGTGCGTATGCCTGATTGATCGCCTGCGCGAGTTCATCGGCCGACAAACGCACGACCGATACCGCGCCGAAGTTGCGTGTCACTTCGGCGAGCGCAGCTTCGCTGGTGCGTTCGCTGATCCAGACTTCGAGGCTATCGGGATGCTGATGCGCCACCAGAATCTGGCCGCTGCGCGCGAAGCCGTACGGCACGAGGCGAGCGGCGAGCGGCGAGGGCGCGCTGCGTTCGGCGAGTTCAGCGGCGCTGCCGCCCGGCAGCGCCGACGCTTGAGTCGACGCAGCAGCACGCGACGCTGACGGCGGCGTGGACGGCGTGCTCACGGCTGCACTCCGGGCGCTGCGGTCGACGGCGTCGTCGTCGGCACCGGGCCGCTTTGCACCGCGCCGTTGTTGGACGGCACCGGATTGCTCTGCACCGCGCCACCATTAGCCGGCGTGGGCAAGACAAGCGGTGGCCGCGTCATCTGCTGGCGACGCATCTGGTCGAGATCGAACAGGTTCGTCGCCGCCGGAGCGCCCTGGCTCGGGCCGAGCGGTATCGGCGGCATCACCGGATCGTCGTTGTCCTTGATCAGGCGATTGTCCGACTTGTACGCGCCCTGCACGCCCTGGATGTAGTCGTAACGGTTCGACGTCACGGCCTGCGCGGTGCTGCGATCGCTGATGATCACCGGACGCAGGAACACCATCAGGTTGGTCTTCACCCGGGTCTTCTGTTCCGAACGGAACAACTGGCCGACCCACGGAATATCGCCGAGCAACGGCACCTTGCTGTTGCTGACCTGGTAGTTGTCCTGCATCAAACCGCCGAGCACGATGATCTCGCCGTTATCGGCGAGCACCGTCGACTGGATCGAGCGCTTGGTGAACTGCGGGCCGGCCGGGTTGGTCGTCGCGTTGGTGGTGCCGGTCACGATCGCCGAGTCTTCAGTGTAGAGCTGCAGCTTAAGAATGCCGCCGTCGGTGATCTGCGGCTTGATGTGCAGCGTCAGACCGACATCGACGCGGTCGTAGGTATTGAATGCCGAGCTTGTGCTGCCACTGGTGAGGTTCGAGTACGAGCCGGTCTGGATCGGCACGTTCGTCCCGACGACGATCTTGGCTTCCTCATTGTCGAGCGTGATGAGGTTAGGCGTGGACAGCACATTCGCGTCAGCGGTCTGCGACAGCGCCTGCAGCAACGCGCCGAGTCCCTGCACACCGAAAATATTGTGGATCCAGCCAACGTTAAGCCCCTGCTGCAGCCCGGACCCGCTTGCGAGCGCACCGGCAAGGCCACCACTACCCGCGGTCGCGGCGGCGGCTGCAGCCCCGGCCGTCAGATTGATAATGCTGTTGCTGTTGCCGGTCGCCAGGTTGGTACCGGCATAGATCGAACTGTTCGCCACCTGCCACTGAATGCCGAGATTGGCGTTCGTGGTCGAGTTCAGTTCGACAATCAGCGCTTCAATATAGACCTGCGCACGCCGCTCATCGAGCTGGTCGATCACTGCACGCAGATTGCGGTACACCGGCTCGGCCGCCGTGATGATCAGCGAGTTCGATGCAGAATCCGCCTGAATCATGCCACCGGGCTGATTGTCGTCGCCCTTGTCCTTATCGCCGCCGAGCAGGCCGCCTGAACCTGAGCCGCCGTTCGCGCCCGACCCACCGCCGCCACCGCCCAGCGACGACCCCAGCGAGCCACCACCGCCGAGTCCGCCCGAGGGCAACGGCGGCGTACCAGAGTTGCCCGTCGAATTGTTGCCAAAGCCGCCGCCACCACCGCCACTGCCGTTCTGGTTGAACGAATTGGCTTCGTTCGAGCTGGCCGACGAACCTGTGTCGCCCTTACCGAGCATGCCGCGGAGAGTCTTCGCGAGCTTGGTCGCGTCCGCGTTGCGCAGCGGCACGACGTGGATGTTGCCCGGCATCGAGGTCGGCGCGTCGAGCTCTTTCGCCAGCGTCTTCGCGGCCGCGAGGCGCCCGCCGTTCGACGCGCGGATCAGCAGCGAGTTGGTGCGCGGGTCAGCGGTGATCTGCACCTTCAGCGTTGCGTCGGTGCTGCCGATCGCGCCGGGGTCCAGCATCTTGGTCAGTTGCTGCGCGATGTCGAGCGCGTTCGCGTTCTTCAACGGCACGACCGACACCGACTGGCCCGCTGCCGTATCCACGCCCGCGATGATCTGCGCGATGCGGCGTACGTTGTCGGCGTAATCGGTGACGACGATCGTATTGTTGGCCGGGTAAGCGGCCACGGTGTTGTTCGGCGAGATCAGCGGACGCAGCACCGGCAGCAGGTTATTGGCCGATTCGTTCTTCAGCACGAACACCTGCGTGATCACCTGATCGCCACGCGCGACCGGCGTATTGCCGACGTAGGTCGGCACGCCTTGCAGCTTGGCGTCGGCCTCCGGTACGACCTTCAGTACGCCGTGGTCCTGGACCAAAGCGAAACCCTGCATACGCAAGGCGGATTGCAAGGTCTTCAGTGCCTGTTCTTCAGGCACTGCATTTTCCGACACCAGGTTCAACTGCCCCTTCACACGCGGGTCGACGATGATCGTTTTACCGGTGGCCGCGCCGATCGCCTTGGCCACCTGGTCGATGTCAGCGTTCACGAAGTTCAGTGTCACCTGTGCCTGTGCTGTCTGCGCGGTGATCAAGCCAGCCACCAGCAGCGCCGTTGCGACGCGACGCAAAGCCATACGATTTATTCTCATGGAATGTGGTTTCGATGCCGGCAGCCAAAACTGCCGACGGTCACGCCGTGCGGACATGGGAACAGGCCGCCGCCCTATCGGTCTGCCGGGCCGCCTTGCGAGCAGACTTCGCCCGCTTTGCCGGCCACCCTATGTCCGAAAAAAATGAACAGTAACAGTTTTTCATGTCGGATTTGTCACAAAACGAACGGCGCCGTGCGAATACTCTAAAGACCGTTTGTTGCCGTCAATCAAATGAAAGCTCGTGCGAGGTTGAGTGCGAATGACGCAGCGCCTTGTTTCCACATGCTTATGTCTGTTAGCTAACTTGACGCGAGTCTACCTGCCGGTATCATACGAGCCGTTCGGGTCAGCGGTTGCGGCTTGCCGACGCGGGTTTTCCCCGATGCCTGACAAACGCCCGGCCAGTGCGGCTCGACGGCTGCAAGCGGCTGAAGTATGGCCGACGAACCGCCTTACCAGACCTTACCCTTGCGCTTTACTTAGTCGTCTTGACCGATGAAACGAGCCTTCGTCACTGTCGTCGCAGGACTTGCCGTGCTGGTCGCAGCAGGGCAGGCGCGCGCCGATTGTTTCGACGAAGCGGCGAAGTATCAGAAGGTCAATCCGTTGATTCTGCGCGCCATTGCGTGGCAGGAGTCGCACAACCGGCCCGATGCCCAACACAAGAACGCCAACGGCTCGACCGACTACGGCGTTATGCAGATCAATTCGATTCATCTGCCGGTGCTCGCGCAATACGGCATCTCGCAAGGCACGCTGATGGAGCCGTGCAAGAACGTCTACATCGCGGCGTGGCATCTGCGCCGTCAGATGAACAAGTACGGCAATACCTGGCAAGCGATCGGCGCGTACCACTCGGAAACGCCGGCGCTGCGTGATAAGTATGCGATGCAGATCGCCGCGATCCTGCGCAAGTGGAATCTGATGCCGGCCGCACGCTAAGCGCGTGAGCCTGTCTTATCCATATTGGATCGCTATTCTTATATAGGCGATCTTTCGTCTGGCCGTTCGGCCAGACGCTTCAGCGTCGACTTCAGCCTCTGCGTCATTTCAGCCGTGTGGCGATCCGGCTCGCCAGGAGGACATCGCCCGTTTTGATGCACAATGCGGCTTCGTGCTGCCGTCGCGATGCGACCGCCAACGCGGTCATCCTGGTCACGCGATCCTGCGACCCACGCCCGGCACGCCTTCCAATCCTCTTGTTTCCCGTACTGCGATGAACCAGCCGCTATTGCCCGTCACCGTGCTCTCCGGTTTTCTGGGCGCCGGCAAGACCACGCTCCTGAATCACATCCTCGCGAATCGCGCCGGCTTGCGCGTCGCCGTGATCGTCAACGATCTGGCCGCCGTCAATATCGACGCCACGCTCGTGCGTGACGCCGCCGCGCTCTCGCATGTCGAAGAGCAACTGGTCGAACTATCGAACGGCTGCATCTGCTGCACGCTGCGCGACGACTTGCTGAAAGAGATCAAGCGTCTTGCCGGCGAACAGCGCTTCGACGCGATCCTGATCGAATCGACCGGCGTGGCCGAGCCCATGCCGATCGCCGAGACCTTCACCTTCGTCGACGACGACGGCGCGTCGCTCTCCGACGTCGCGCGGCTCGATACGATGGTGACCGTGGTCGACGCGTTCAACTTCCTGCGCGACTATGGTTCCGCCGACGCGCTTGCCGAGCGTGGCATTGCCGCGACCGAAGAAGACGATCGCACGCTGGTCGAGTTGCTGATCGAGCAGATCGAGTTCTGCGACGTGCTGGTCGTGAACAAGGCCGACCTCGTCAGCGCCGACGAGCTCACGCGTCTGCAACGCATCCTCGCCCGGATCAACCCGCGCGCGGTTCAAGTGGTCAGCCGTTTCGGCGAAGTGCCGCTCGCGGAAGTGCTGAACACCGGGCGCTTCGATTTCGACGAAGCGTCGAGCGCGCCGGGCTGGCTGGCCTCGCTGAATCACGAACATGATCACGAGCACGGTCATGCGCATCACGGTGAAGCGGACGAATTCGGCATCGGCAATTTCATTTACCGGGCGCGCCGGCCGTTTCATCCGGAGCGTCTGTGGGCGCTGCTGCATCAGGAGTGGAAGGGCGTTCTGCGCAGCAAAGGCTTCTTCTGGCTGGCGACGCGTAACGATATCGCCGGTTCGCTGTCGCAAGCCGGCGGCGCTTGCCGGCATGGTCCGGCGGGCATGTGGTGGGCAGCGCAGGACCGCAGCGAATGGCCGGACGGCGACGACGAGCTGGCCGCGGAAATCGCCGCCGACTGGCACGGCGATCCGGACGATCTGAGCATCGGCGACCGCCGCCAGGAACTGGTGATGATCGGCGTCGGCATCGAACCGGCGGTGTGGAAGGCGAAGTTCGACGCCTGCCTGCTGAACGACGAAGAATATGCGTTGGGACCGCAAGCGTGGCAGCAGTTCACGGATCCGTTCCCGACATGGGACTTCGATGAAGACGACCACGATCACGATCACCATGGGCATGACCACGGTCACGACCACCACGGCCACGATCATGACGGCCACGGCCACGGCCACGGCGAAATCATCCACCGTCACGACTAGCCAGGCTTCCTTGCCCGCGCTTGAAGATTGAACCGCGGTTGAACCGCGACGCCCGTCGCCGTTCAACCCGCGGCAAAACCAGCAGACGAAAAAAAACCCGCCGTGGGCGGGTGTCAACTGCCGGGCAGTAATCTGCTTAGCGCTTGTTGACTGCGTCCTTGAACGCCTTACCAGCCGTGAACTTGACGGTCTTGGCGGCCGGGATCTTGATAGATTCGCCGGTCTTGGGGTTACGACCCGTACGTGCTGCGCGCTTGCCCGAACCGAAGCTACCGAAGCCGATCAACTGGACCGCGTCGCCCTTCGACACAGACTTCTTGATCACTTCAAGCAACGTGTCCAACGTTTCACCGGTTTGAGCCTTGCTGGCGCCCGTCTGTCCTGCGACGGCGTCGATCAGTTCCTGTTTGTTCATTAAGGTTCCTTTCTGAGTTTAGGTTGACACGAACAGCGCGAACGCGCCGATTATACGTGCGCGGGCCGCGCCGTCGAGCAGCTGCGGCTCCGGATCCCCTCCGGACCTGAGCGCCCGGCAGATGACTGCCTGGCGGCCGTGCCGCCGCTCCCTTCGCGGCGCTTGCTATGATAGCGCAGCGCAAACCCAATCAGGACAAGGGTTTCGAAGATTTACGCGGTTCCGGGGCCGATATCGCAAGGAAACCGCAATTTTTGCTGTCGGCGCCTCCCGCAGATGGCTGAAACCCAGTATGGACGGGGCTTGGCGTTGGGTTTTGCCAACGTTCGGCGCGTCCTTTTCGCCGTCCGGCGAGCGGCGCGCGCGGACGGTAACGTTCGACCCGCTCTTGCGAGCGTCCATTTCCGTCCCGCATGACCGATCCGCTGATCCCCGCTGTCGTCGCTTTTCGCGACAACGGCTCGCTTTATTCACCGCTCTATAACGACATCTATCACAGCGTCGTGGGCGGTCTCGAACAATCCCAATACGTTTTTCTGCGCGGTAACGCGTTGCCGGAACGATGGCAAAAGCGCCGTGTTTTCACCGTGCTCGAAACCGGTTTCGGCATGGGCATCAACTTTCTGATGACTTGGGCCGCGTGGCGCGCCGATCCGGCGCGCTGCGAGCGGCTGCATTTCGTGTCGACCGAGAAGCATCCGTTCATTCTGGACGATCTGCGCAGCGTCTACGCAAAGACCCTCTCCGACCCGACCATTGCCGCGTTGGCGGAAACGCTCGCCGACGCCTGGCCGATGCTGGTTCCGGGCACGCACCGGCTCGAATTCGACGACGGCCGTGTCGTGCTCACGCTGGTATTCGGCGACGCAATCGAGAGCTTGCCGGCGTTGAGACTGCGCGCCGACGCGTTCTATCTGGACGGTTTCGCACCGGCCAAAAACCCCGAACTCTGGACCCCGGCGATCTTCAAGTCGCTCGCGCGCCTGGCGGGCGACGGCGCGACCTTCGCCACTTACAGCAGCGCCGGCGACATCAAGCGCGCGTTGACGCAATGCGGCTTCGAGTACCGCAAGGTAGACGGCTTCGGGTGGAAACGGGCGATGCTGGTCGGCCATTTCGCGCCGCGCTGGCGTGTGCGGCGTTATGAACCGCCCGCGCCGCTCGCGGTAGAAGAACGGCACGCGGTCGTAATCGGCGCCGGGCTCGCGGGCTGCGCGGTGATCGAGCGGCTCGCCGCGCGCGGCTGGCGCGTGACGTCGCTGGAGCGGCATGCGTCGGTGGCGCAAGACGCGTCGGGCAATCCTGCCGGCGTGTTCCATCCCATGATTTCGCGCGACGACAGCGTCGCGTCGCGCGTGACGCGCGCGGGCTTTCTGTACACGCTCAGGCGCTGGGCCGCGCTCGAACGGCTCGGCCACCCACTGTTGCGCGGCGCGCCAGGCCTGTTGCAAATCGCCGCAGACGACGAAGAAGCCCGTTCGATCAGCGACGCGATCGCCGCGTTCGGCTATCCGTCCGAGTACGTGACGCCCGTGTCGGCGCAAGACGCGCAAAAACTGGCCGGCATGCCGCTAGCACGCGGCGGCTGGTTCTTTCCACACGGCGGCTGGATCGACCCGGCTTCGCTGTGCGCCGCACAATGCGCCGCGGCGGGCAGCTTGCTCGAACGGCGCTTTGGCGTGGACGTCGCGCGAATCGAACGGGATGGCGACCAATGGACCGTGTTCGACACGTCGGGGCAGGCGGTGGCGCGCGCGCCGGTGGTGATCGTCGCGAGTGCGCACCATGCAGCGCGCATCGCCGGTTTGCGGCATGCGCCGACGCGCAGCATCCGCGGCCAATTGACCTTGCTGCCGGCCGGTACGGTCGCGCCGCTGGCGCTGCCGGTGATCGGTGAAGGCTATGCGGTGCCGCTCGCCGACGGCGTCACGCTGACCGGCGCGACCTACGAGCTGGATGATCCCGACACATCGCTGCGTGCGGACGGCCATCTGGAAAACCTCGAGCGCGTGGCGCGGATGCTGCCGGCGTTTGCAGGCGTTGCGTCCCTGGAGGCTCAAGCCTCACAAGCCGCTCAAGCTGTACAGACGCCGTCGGCCGCGTTGACCGGCCGCGTCGCGTTCCGCTGCGTCACCAGCGACCGCATGCCGATGATCGGCCAACTCGCCGACGAAACCCTCGCAGCGCGCGACGCCCAACGCCTGCGTGGTGCCTGGCCGCTCGACCTGCCGCGCATGGACGGCTTGTACGGCGCCTTCGCCTACGGTTCCCGCGGCCTGGTGTGGGCAGCGCTCGGCGCGGAACTGATCGCGTCGCAGATCGAAGGCGAGCCGTGGCCAATCGAACGGGATCTGGCCGAGGACATCGATCCGGCTCGCTTCCTCTTGCGAGCATTGCGTCAGGGCACCGTGAGTTAACCGCGCGTCGAGCCGTGTTTCGAGCCGTGTTAACCGGTGGATAAGTTATCCACCCCACCCTGTGGATAAGCTTGCGGTTAACCGGCGAAACTCGTGTGGAACCGTTGTGGACGTAAACGGGGTAACTTTGCCGGCGACGAAAATCGCCAAAAGTTACCCTTGTATACCCGCCGCTCCCGCACAAGCTGTGCATCCGGTTATGCCGTCGGCAAGCTGATGATTCATTTCGGTAAACAGGAGTTATCCACAGAAACCGAGGCAGCTTGTTAACTGTTACTACGTATACATACAGTAAACCTGTAAACAGAAAGGCCGAGGCGAGCTGGAAAGCGGTCGTCGTCGAGAAGCCCGGTTAACCGCCCTCCAGGCGACCGAAAAATTTCCAGTTAACCTTCCCGAAAAACACATCTGGGTCCCTCAAGCTGAACGTCCGGACGCCCCAAGTTCATCTCAAAACGGTCGCTTTTTCCTCATGCTGCGAAGATAACGTACGTTTTTACCGTTTTGCCTGCATGTTCGCGCCTTTTCGGTCAACTCTGAAAAAGCTATGGCACAATCGCCGTTCTTTTCCGCGTCGTGCTTCGCCTCTAGCGGCACACGCAACAACGGAACGGTGTCGGCCAATCAGAATCTGATTCAAAGTCGCCGGCGTTCTTTCACCGTGCCGTGCCGGTTGCTACGGCCGCACTCAGGAATGCGCCGGGCTCCCAGCGGCTGCGGTGCATTCAGATCATCCGATCGTTGAAAAACTCGCAACGCGGGTCACGCGAAGCGATCGCGACTGTGAGCGCTTCATGCGCCCGCCCGCTCGCCGGTGTTCGCGCCGGTTCGTGTCGCCTGCCGTTGCTGCCAAGGAGAACCCATCACGATGAAGTCGGCGTTTTCATTCTTTCCGGCCTGGCCTCTCGCACCCGACGCCATTTTTTGGGCGGGTCTCGCCTTGCTTGCCGCCGGCCTGTGCGGTGAACTGTGTTATCGCGCGTGGCGTCTGCCGCGTATTTCCGGCTATGCGGTGATTGGTCTCGTCGCCGGCGCGGCGGGTTCGGGCGTGATCGATGCCGATTCCGCCAGCGCCGCGCGACCTTTACTCGACGTCGCGCTCGGTTTGCTGCTGTTCGAACTCGGCAGCCGGCTCGATTTGCGCTGGATTCGCCGTAACCCTTGGCTGATCCTGTCGAGCGTGGCGGAAGCGACGCTGACGTTCGCGTTGGTATTGCCGGTTTTGCTATTGCTGAACGTGCCGGTGATCGTGGCAACCGTGCTCGCCGCGATCGCGATGGCCACCTCGCCCGCGATGGTGATCCAGCTCAAAACGGAATTGCGCGCGGAAGGCCAGGTCACGCAACGCATGCTGACCTTGACCGCGTTGAACAGCATGTACGCGGTGGTGATCGAAAAGCTGGTGTCGAGCTGGTTGCATCAGGAGGCTTACGGCAATGTTTTC is a genomic window of Paraburkholderia bryophila containing:
- the gspF gene encoding type II secretion system inner membrane protein GspF, coding for MPAFRFEAIDAAGKAQKGVLDADSARGARTNLRSQGLTPLVVEPAASRTRGERNQRLSLGRRLSQREQAILTRQLASLLIAGLPLDEALSVLTEQSERDYIRELMASIRAEVLGGHSLANALTQHPKDFPEIYRALVAAGEHTGKLGLVLSRLADYIEQRNALKQKIVLAFTYPTIVTIIAFGIVTFLLSYVVPQVVNVFASTKQQLPILTIMMMALSGFVRHWWWAMLIGVVVIAYLVRSILRQPGPRLAFDRWLLTAPLLGKLVRGYNTVRFASTLGILTAAGVPILRALQAAAETLSNNAMRENIDDAIVRVREGTSLSRALGNTKTFPPVLVHLIRSGEATGDVTTMLDRAAEGEASELERRTMFLTSLLEPLLILAMGGVVLVIVLAVMLPIIELNNLVQ
- the gspG gene encoding type II secretion system major pseudopilin GspG; its protein translation is MQLSTTRRTEIAGSRSRRQRGFTLIEIMVVIAILGILAALIVPKIMSRPDEARRVAAKQDIGTVMQAMKLYRLDNGRYPTQEQGLRALIEKPSTDPVPNNWKDGGYLERLPNDPWGNAYQYLNPGVHGEIDVFSYGADGKPGGEGNDADVGSWQ
- the gspD gene encoding type II secretion system secretin GspD, with the protein product MALRRVATALLVAGLITAQTAQAQVTLNFVNADIDQVAKAIGAATGKTIIVDPRVKGQLNLVSENAVPEEQALKTLQSALRMQGFALVQDHGVLKVVPEADAKLQGVPTYVGNTPVARGDQVITQVFVLKNESANNLLPVLRPLISPNNTVAAYPANNTIVVTDYADNVRRIAQIIAGVDTAAGQSVSVVPLKNANALDIAQQLTKMLDPGAIGSTDATLKVQITADPRTNSLLIRASNGGRLAAAKTLAKELDAPTSMPGNIHVVPLRNADATKLAKTLRGMLGKGDTGSSASSNEANSFNQNGSGGGGGGFGNNSTGNSGTPPLPSGGLGGGGSLGSSLGGGGGGSGANGGSGSGGLLGGDKDKGDDNQPGGMIQADSASNSLIITAAEPVYRNLRAVIDQLDERRAQVYIEALIVELNSTTNANLGIQWQVANSSIYAGTNLATGNSNSIINLTAGAAAAAATAGSGGLAGALASGSGLQQGLNVGWIHNIFGVQGLGALLQALSQTADANVLSTPNLITLDNEEAKIVVGTNVPIQTGSYSNLTSGSTSSAFNTYDRVDVGLTLHIKPQITDGGILKLQLYTEDSAIVTGTTNATTNPAGPQFTKRSIQSTVLADNGEIIVLGGLMQDNYQVSNSKVPLLGDIPWVGQLFRSEQKTRVKTNLMVFLRPVIISDRSTAQAVTSNRYDYIQGVQGAYKSDNRLIKDNDDPVMPPIPLGPSQGAPAATNLFDLDQMRRQQMTRPPLVLPTPANGGAVQSNPVPSNNGAVQSGPVPTTTPSTAAPGVQP
- a CDS encoding GspH/FimT family pseudopilin, whose product is MRGPLPNGRRRTAGFTLLEMLVVLVIAGLLVSLTALTITRNPRTDLNEEAQRLALLFESAGDEAQVRARPVAWQPVDGGFRFDLRTEDGWRPLRDDLLGPRRWEGGVTGVAINYPGSDTQPSRVVFGTEAIDVPVQITLFSAAGRATIVGTGNGRYEVH
- a CDS encoding general secretion pathway protein GspC yields the protein MNAIQIRLLSLALFAVFCATVTYWVITLSTLSGAPLPAAAAHAQVSTDQAATLFGGQLTRNANQDVHLFGILALTEGAAAIVSVGGEPPHAVSLGSALMQGATLGEVRARSIIINRNGAHSEVFLPTNPAGPTIYVR
- the gspE gene encoding type II secretion system ATPase GspE; this translates as MSTPSTPPSASRAAASTQASALPGGSAAELAERSAPSPLAARLVPYGFARSGQILVAHQHPDSLEVWISERTSEAALAEVTRNFGAVSVVRLSADELAQAINQAYARQDGSAAQVVGEVEGEVDLSRLMQDIPEVEDLLESEDDAPIIRMINALLTQAAREQASDIHIEPFETSSVVRFRVDGTLRDVVRPKKALHGALISRIKIMAQLDIAEKRLPQDGRITLRVGGRPVDVRVSTLPTGHGERAVLRLLEKDASRLNLEALGMGRDTLVKFDKLIGKPHGIVLVTGPTGSGKTTTLYAAMSRLETATTNIMTVEDPIEYDLSGIGQTQVNERIGMTFARALRSILRQDPDVIMIGEIRDLETAQIAVQASLTGHLVLATLHTNDAASAVTRLTDMGVEPYLLASSLLGVLAQRLVRRLCPVCREERTEEDGSVRWHPVGCDKCGQSGYAGRRGVYELLLIDDGIRSLVHRNAADSEILTAGRAQGMRTLREDADRWLESGLTSLEEVIRVTGGA